TCATTCGCCAAAGCCTCGACTCGCTCCTTCGCAACCGTCTCCGCTCTGGTCTCACCATGCTCGGAATCATCTGGGGCCTGGTCACCGTTGTCCTTCTGCTCAGCTACGGCAAGAGCCTCGGAGAGGGCGTACTCAACGGCTTCATGGGCCTGGGCGACAACGTCATCATGGTGTGGGGCGGACAAACCAGCATGCAAGCGGGTGGCGAACGATCCGGCAAAAAAGTAAAGTTCCTCGACGGCGATACCGAAGCCGTCCGCGACGCTGTCCCCTTCCTCAAAGCCGTCAGCTCCGAGACCGACGATGGCTTCAGCTTCAAGTACGGCTCAAAGGTAGTCAACATCCAGAGCAAAGCAGTCGACTTTCCTTACGGCGGAATGCGCAGGCTCAACGTCGATCAGGGTCGCTACTTCGAAGCCGCCGACTTCTCCGATCATCGCCAGGTCGTCATCTTCGGTCCGCACGCCGCGCAAAAGCTCTTCAACGGCTACCCTCCCGTAGGCGAGTCGGTTGAGATCGAAGGTCACGTCTTTCAAGTGATCGGCGTTTTGAAGAACAAAATCCAGGACTCCTCCAATAACGGTCCCGACAATGAAAACGCCTTCGTCCCCTTCGACATGATGCGTCTGCTCCGCAACCAGCGCGACCCCGACAGCATCGTCTTTCAACCCAGCGCGCCCGAACTTCATCTCAAGGCGCTGCAGGCAGTACGCGCCGTCCTCGCGCAACGGCACCACTTCGACCCCAAAGACGATAAGGCCGTCCCTAGTTGGGACACAGTCGCCGACTCAGCCGAGATCATGCAGTTCAGCACCGCGCTCGATCTTCTCCTCGGCATCATCGGCGCCATGACCCTCGGCGTCGGCGGAGTCG
This Tunturibacter gelidoferens DNA region includes the following protein-coding sequences:
- a CDS encoding ABC transporter permease, with amino-acid sequence MNLSEIIRQSLDSLLRNRLRSGLTMLGIIWGLVTVVLLLSYGKSLGEGVLNGFMGLGDNVIMVWGGQTSMQAGGERSGKKVKFLDGDTEAVRDAVPFLKAVSSETDDGFSFKYGSKVVNIQSKAVDFPYGGMRRLNVDQGRYFEAADFSDHRQVVIFGPHAAQKLFNGYPPVGESVEIEGHVFQVIGVLKNKIQDSSNNGPDNENAFVPFDMMRLLRNQRDPDSIVFQPSAPELHLKALQAVRAVLAQRHHFDPKDDKAVPSWDTVADSAEIMQFSTALDLLLGIIGAMTLGVGGVGVMNIMLVSVTERTREIGLLKALGARRKDILTQFLLESLTLTFLAGVIGMIVAVIVAYLIPPMPLYSDIYKTANHEGDILLRASPTIMLVSFAILAAVGVISGLLPAVRASRMDPVVALRHE